TTTCCAGCCCCATAATCTAAAACGCGAACATGATAAAGCTCCTTTTGAAGCGTCGCTTGTCCTGATACCGTTAATCCCGTGCAATGAAACATTTCGGGAAAAACATTCAAAAGAATTACCTTTTCATAAGGCACGCCTGCCCCATCCGCCACCCCTCGCAGCTCTTCTAAAAGACGAGCGGGAACGTAAGGCAAAATGCTCGGAAGGCGAGTTAAAAAGCTTTTAATGGGCTCTTGCATCGACTGCGTTAAAATCCTTTCGTCAATAAAACGCTGAATATTTTCTGTCACATCCGCTTTAAGCAGGCTGCCATGCTGATAACCCATGTCGTAAGGAGAGCCTTTGAGATGCAAAATGCGCTGTCCTTCTCTCTCTTCTAAATATCCGTCTCCTTCCATGGATAGAATTGCTCCTTGTAACGAAAAGGCCTGACAAATAAATAGAAGAAGAATAAATAATTTTTTCATGGTCAGTTCCTCTGAAATTAATATTCCATAAATTTATTCTGGAAATTTTTAAATAAAAACCAACTTAATTAACAGAATGAATACTATATCGACTTATCTTCTTAAAAAAAAGAATAAAGTGATTTCCTACAAGATAGACGTGATATAAATTTTGTAAATGCAAATGCAGGCAAACATCCGAATCCTGTTATAAGAATGAGGTCAAATGGATAGTCCAAGTGAAGCAACTAAGAAAAAACAGCCTTCTCAACCGGATTCGCCCAAAAAGCTTAAGAAAGCCATTCAAAGCTTAGAGAATTGCCTGGCAAACGAATTGTTGACAGACCAAGAGAGAAGTAATCTCGAAGAAGCCGTCATAGCCCTTAAACAATCTTTAAAAAATCCCTGTAAGGGATAGAAAATTTAATTGATTTGCATTTATAAGTTAATTTAACATCATTGATAAAAAATCAAACAAATTAATTTTAAAACACATCAGAAACCGAACTAAATTAAAACAATTCACCCAACAGTTGAATTAAATTTATTACAACAAAAACCATCTTAAAAAAAGAGGAGATATGATATTAAGTTTGCGAGAACAATCTCTTAACGTACTGATGGAGCAACTTTCCAGAGAAGTGACGTTGGAAAATAAGCCACAGTTGGAAAAACTTTCACAATGCTCGATTGGCCCTATATGCACCCAAATTTGCTTAAAGATTTTCGAACAGAAAAAAAATTTGAGGCTATTGCCTTATTTAAAAAACAATTACCTTTCAAAAATTCCGCCTCTTAAAATGCTGTATAAAGGCACTTTCAATTGCGTTGAAGTCACTAAAATCCTTTTAGAAGCTTTTCCGAATCTAAAAGCACTTGATTTCTCTGAACAGCAAATAACTAACCTGAATGAATTGAATTTATCTCATTTAGAGGAGTTAAACTTTCAAGGATGTCAATCTTTCTCTGCAAATCCATTACGCCTTACTCAAGATCAATGCCCCCATCTCAAAAAGCTTCATTTGACCGACACGGATATTACCAGCTTAGATGGGTTGGATTTGCCTCTTCTTGAAGAGTTAGATATAAGCCGGTGCCAAAACCTGCCTGCAGAAGAATTTCTCAAACTCAAGGATAAATTCCCCCATCTCAAAAAACTCAATTTGGCCAGCACTCGTATTGCCGGCTTAGATGGGTTGGATTTACCTCAACTCGAAGAGTTAGATTTAAGCTGTTGTTACGATCTGCCAACAGAAGAATTTCTCAAGCTCAAAGATAAATGTCCAAATCTCAAAAAACTCAATTTGACATGGACTAAGATTGATAGCTTGGATAGCTTGAACTTCCCCCATCTCGAAGAGTTAGATATAAGCCGGTGCTACAACCTGCCAGCAGATGCATCTCTCAAGTTCAAAGCTAAATGTCCCAATCTCAAAAAACTTATTCGTTCCTCTACTATTGCTAGCTTAGATGGGTTGGATTTGCCTCTTCTTGAAGAGTTAAGTTGGTTTAAAAATCTGCCAGATCTGCCAGCAGGAGAATTTCTCAAGCTCAAAGATAAATGTCCAAATCTCAAAAAACTCAATTTGACATGGACTAAGATTGATAGCTTGGATAGCTTGAACTTCCACCATGTCAAAGAATTAACTTTAAGCCGGTGCAAAAACCTGCCAGCAGGAGAATTTCTCAAGCTCAAAGATAAATCTCCAAATCTCAAAAAACTCAATTTGACATGGACTAAGATTGATAGCTTGAACTTCCCCTATCTCGAAGAGTTAGATTTAAGCGATTGTGAAGACCTTCCTCTAGACTGATAGACTGAACGTTTTCCCTTAGAAAAAAAATTAAAAGAAAAAAGCTCATAGTTTCCTTTATAATAGAGTTGTAAAGACCTACTAAAAAAGGAGTTAACTATGAGCTTACTAATTACTTTTATAGCATTTTTAAATTTATAACGTCCAGAATTTTGCAATAAAAAATTATTTGAAAGAGTCAGAGCTCTAGACATTGGTTTTTGGGAGTTGTCCAGCGAAAAACAATTGCAAATGTATCTTTATTCTTAGGAAATATTAAGAAGGGCTATAAGGCTAACTGTGCGGTCTTTTCTAGAAGGAAATGGAATCCGGTTAAGCTCTTCGATAGCTTTAGTCTATCAAGATAAGCCGCTTTATTTTAATGATGATCCTAAATGGAGAAGACCTCCTAAAAGACTTATCTTTAGAGCTATGCTTGGAAAAAGCGCTCAGAAATACCCGGATATTTTATATCAAATTAATATTCATCCGATTGAAATAGCTTGTTCATTAAAATAAGCAGCTTGAGTTGTGCAACCGTTGCACAAAAAACGTTCAGTCTAGAGTTAGGGACTCCCTTAAGGTTATCAAAGAGCTTTCCAAATTAAATAATTGATTTAATTTAAAAATTAAATTAAAATTAGTTAATTTATTAATTAATTTAATTCACCAAAAGATAATACACTTTATGACTTCTGTATTAATCGATAGATTGCCTTATCCTTTCATGCCAGAAAATAAAGGTCTTTCTGTTCCTTTTACTCCAGTTCAGAAGACATCCTCTTCTTTGACAAATCAAGACGTCATTAAGTCCATTATTACAACTATAGCCTTAAACAGTTTAAAGGAATTAGCAATCAGTCTAGCCATTACAGGCGTCACTTGCTTATTTGTCGCTACGCCCGCTATTCCTACTTTAATTATTGTCGCTGTTTCGATTGTTGCGCTGAATACGATTTTCCGCACTTTTTCTGGTCTTTTGACTTATCAATTACATCAACTAAATCAATCGCCTTCCGCTCAAGAGGAAGAGCGCGAGTCTGTGAAAATGGGGATTAAATTTTGTCAATTTATGTGCCCCATTACTTTTAGCATTTTAGATAGCACAAATCGGGATGTATTGATCCATGAAGCCGGACATGCCTTGGCCGCTGCTGCTGTCTATCAGAAGGCTCGCCCTACAATAGAAATTTTTCCTCTAGAAGGCGGAGTGACCAGATTTTTCATTACTCCTCTTACAAAACTGGGCAACTTTTTAGGCGAAAAAAACGCTCGCCTATTCGTAACAGCTGCCGGACCCGGAGCAGCCATATTGGCAGCGGCGACACATATTGGATTAGCCCATTATTTAAAAGACAGCCACCCTGAACTGTCTCACTATTTTCTTTGTACAGCCATTACAAGTGTCTTTCAGCATGTCACTTATGCACTTTCTGCTCTTTGGATGGCTAAACCGAGCATCGGCCACGATTTCGTTCATTTATGGCAAGTTGGAAACATTCATCCGATTGTTGCAGCAATCACAATGGTCGCCATTCCTCTGGTTGTCAAAGGTGCATTGTTTGCCATCGAACATTATCGATCTAAAAAGGAAGTGAGCCTTTGAAGCCATTTATTGCGTTATCCGGAAGGCATCTATGTACCCATACAAGCTTTATATAGCGTGGGCTGTGAATTTATAAAAGGATAAATCATGATAGCAAGTTTGCAAGACTTATCTCTTAACGCTTTTATAGGTCTGCTTCCAACAGAATTGACCCCAGAAGACGAAACGCAATTACACTTCCTCACGCACTTTTTTATCGATTCTCAGCTAAGCACCCACATTTGTTTACAGATTATTGAGCAGAAAAAAGACCTGCGATTATTATCCTATTTTTCCAACAACACCCTTTCGATCATTCCCCCTTTAAAACAATTGCATAAGGGCGCTCTCGATTGCTTGGACATCACTAAAATCCTTTTAGAAGCCTTTCCGAACCTAAAAGCACTTGATTTCTCCGAACAAAAACTAACAAGCTTAGGTCAATTAAATTTAGCCGGTCATAATAAGGGCTTCAATCTCAAAAAGCTTAATCTTTCTGATACTGATATTGCCAACTTAGATAATTTGGATTTCCCCCTTCTTGAAGAGTTAGATTTAAGCTATTGCAGAAAACTGCCAGCAGAAGAATTTCTTAAACTCAAAGATAAATTCCCTCATCTTAAAAAACTCAATTTGAATGGCACGCTGATTGCCAGCTTAGATGGGCTGGATTTGCCTCTTCTCGAAGAATTAAATTTAGATTATTGTAACGAACTGCTTGCAGATGAATTTCTCACGCTTCAATACCCTAATCTCAAAAAGCTTGATTTGTTTGGCACGCAGATTGCCAGCTTAGAGGGGCTGGAATTCCCCTTTCTCGAAGAATTAAATTTAGGGGATTGCAGACGCTTACCACCCGCTGAATTTCTCACGCTCAAAGACAAATTCCCCCATCTGAAAAAGCTTTCTTTGAAAAACACAAAAATTGCTAGCTTAGATGGATTGGACTTCCCTCAGCTCGAAGAATTAAACTTAGGAAATTGCATAAACTTACTCCCAGAAGAATTTCTCACGCTTCAATGCCCTAATCTCAAAAAGCTTGATTTGTTTGGCACGCAGATTGCCAGCTTAGAGGGGCTGGAATTCCCCTTTCTCGAAGAATTAAATTTAGGGGATTGCAGACGCTTACCACCCGCTGAATTTCTCACGCTCAAAGACAAATTCCCCCATCTGAAAAAGCTTTCTTTGAAAAACACAAAAATTGCTAGCTTAGATGGATTGGACTTCCCTCAGCTCGAAGAATTAAACTTAGGAAATTGCATAAACTTACTCCCAGAAGAATTTCTCACGCTTCAATGCCCTAATCTCAAAAAGCTTCATTTGACCGGCACGTATATTGCCAGCTTAGAGGGATTGGATTTACCTTATCTGGAAGAGTTAAATTTAAGCGATAACTTCTGGTTAGAAGAAATTCTCAAGCTTAAATGTCCGAATCTCAAAAAGCTTGATTTGTTTGGCACGCAGATTGCCAGCTTAGAGGGGCTGGAATTCCCCTTTCTCGAAGAATTAAATTTAGGGGATTGCAGACGCTTACCACCCGCTGAATTTCTCAAACTCAAAGATAAATTCCCCCATCTTAAAAAGCTTGATTTGTTTGGCACACAGATTGCCAGTTTAGAGGGATTGGAATTGCCTCTTCTTGAAGAGTTAGAGATAAGCCGATGCCAAAACCTGACTGCAGAAGAATTTCTCAAGCTTAAAACTAAATGCCCCAACCTTAAAAAACCTTGATATGAATAGTTTTTCTCCCTCAATACTAAATGATTTAGACAGCAACACCAAGATAGCTATGCGAATATAAGCATATAAATATTAATAAATTAAAATCGACATAAAATTCAAACAACTTAGCAGGCTGCCTATAGGCTAGCCTAAATCAGCGTCATTAGTTAGATTTCAAATTGCAAAAACCTTTATAAATCTTAAACGATCTATAAAATTCTTATACCTCCCATTAAGCATTACCCTCTTTAGCGAAATTATTTTTATTTACAATACTAAAACAAAAATCATTCAACAAATTAACAAACCATAAACAAATTAATCCAACTTGATCTGAATTATTTTTTTTGAAATAATCAATAGAATTTAATAAAGCAAAACAACTTCCATATTAAAATCTTATTTTATCAGAAGATTGTTTATTAAAAGCCTTTAAAGCCATTTAGTTGCGCTATTTCTAAATGCATTAAGCGACTCTTAGGAGACTTGTAAGCAAGAGGAAAGGCCTTATCAAGAATGAGGATGATAACCCAAAGCAAGGATAAATCATGGTAGCAAGTTTGCAAAACTTATCTCTTAACGCTTTTATAGGTCTGCTTCCAACAGAATTGACGGCAGAAGACGAAACGCAATTACACTTCCTCACGCACTTTTTTATCGATTCTCAGCTAAGCACCCACATTTGTTTACAGATTATTGAGCAGAAAAAAGACCTCAAGTTATTGCCCTATTTTTCCAACAACACCCTTTCGATCATTCCCCCTTTAAAACAATTGCATAAGGGCGCTCTCGATTGCTTGGACATCACTAAAATCCTTTTAGAAGCCTTTCCGAACCTAAAAGCACTTGATTTCTCTGCCCAGCAACTCCCTAACTTGGATGAATTGAATTTATCTCATTTAGAGGAGTTAAACTTTCAAGGATGTCAATCTTTCTCGGAAAATCCCTTACACCTCACTCAAGATAAATATCCCCATCTTAAAAAGCTTAGCTTGAATGGCTCGGATATTACCAGCTTAGAGGGGGTGAATTTGCCTCTTCTTGAAGAGTTAGATATAAGCCGGTGCCGAGACCTGCCTGCAGAAGCATTTCTCAAGCTTAAAGATCAATGCCCACATCTCAAAAAGCTTTCTTTGGAAGACACTAAGATTGCTAGCTTAAATGGATTGGAATTGACTCAACTTGAAGAATTGAATTTAAATCTTTGCTATAGCTTGCCTGTAGAGGAATTTCTCAAGCTTAAAGATCAATGTCCCAACCTCAAAAAGCTTGATTTGTTTGGCACGCAGATTGCCAGCTTGGAAGGGCTGGAATTGCCTCTTCTCGAAGAATTAAATTTAAATGATTGTCAAAACTTGTCACCTCATGAATTTCTCAAGTTTAAAGATAAGTATCCTAATCTCAAAAAGCTTAATTTGTGGTCTACTAGTATTACCAGCTTAGATGGGGTGGAGTTGACTCAACTTGAAGAATTAAATTTAAACTATTGTCTCAACCTGCCACCTCATGAATTTCTCAAGCTTAAAGATCAATGCCCACATCTCAAAAAGCTTAATTTCAATAATACAACTATTGCTAGCTTAGATGGGTTGGATTTACCTCAACTCGAAGAGTTAGACTTAGGAAATTGCTCAGACTTACTCCCAGAAGAATTTCTCAAGCTTAAATGCCCAAATCTCAAAAAACTTTCTTTGGAAGACACAAAGATTGCTAGCTTAGATGGATTGGACTTCCCTCAGCTCGAAGAATTAGACTTAGGAAATTGCATAAACTTACTCCCAGAAGAATTTCTCAAGCTTAAAACTAAGTATCCCCATCTGAAAAAGCTTAATTTGATTAGCACGCAGATTGCCAGCTTAGATGGGTTGGATTTACCTCAACTCGAAGAGTTAACTTTAAGCCGGTGCCACAACCTGCCAGCAGAAGAATTTCTCACGCTCAAAGCTAAATGCCCAAATCTCAAAAAACTTAGCTTGTGGTCTACTCGTATTGCCAGCTTAGATGAAATGGATTTGCCTATGCTCGAAGAGTTGAATTTAGATCATTGTAAAAGCTTACCTCCAGAAGAATTTCTCAAGCTTAAAGCTAAATGCCCAAATCTCAAAAAGCTAGATTTGGCCGGTACTCAGATTGCTAGCTTAGATAGTTTGGAATTTTCCCATCTCGAAGAATTAACTTTAAACCGTTGCCAAAACTTATCAGTGGATGCCCTTCTCTATCTCAAATGTCCCAATCTTAAAAAGCTTTATACAGAGAAGGTTAATTTTGCGACTTCTTTAGAGTCTTTTAAGCAAAAACATCCCCAGATGATTGTGTGGACATAATATACAAATTGTTTTCGAACGACTTAAAGCTATCGTCGAATTGTCAATTGTCTATATTTAAAATTATTTTCTTCCTCATTCGGACCGCCTTTTAAAGGCATATTAAACAGTTTTGAATAGGATAAATAAAAAAGGCCTACTAGACTAAATAAGCCATGCAAGTGCCGCAGCTTAAGGCAGTGTTGAAGATAATGCTAAAACCCTTTTTTTAAGAACAATCTTAAAGGAAAAAGAGCTCAAATTTAGACTATTATAAATTCGTTGGCAGTTTCTTAGCGTTATTCGTTATGTTTTAAATTGCAAAAGCCTTTACAGCTCTTAAACGATCTTTAACAAGGATAAATCATGGTATTAAGTTTGCAAGACTCGGCACTTAAAGTTTTTATTGATCTGCTTCCAACAGAATTGACCCAAGAAGATGAAACGCAATTACACTTCCTCACGCACTTTTTTATCGATTCTCAGCTAAGCGCCCACATTTGTTTACAGATTATTGAGCAGAAAAAAGACCTCAAGTTATTGCCCTATTTTTCCAACAACACCCTTTCGCACATTCCCCCTTTAAAACAATTGCATAAGGGCGCTCTCAATTGCTTGGACATCACTAAAATCCTTTTAGAAGCCTTTCCGCACCTAAAAGCACTTGATTTCTCTGCCCAGCAACTCCCTAACTTGGATGAATTGAATTTATCTCATTTAGAGGAATTAAACTTTCAAGGATGCCAATCTTTCTCGGAAAATCCCTTACACCTCACTCAAGATAAATATCCCCATCTGAAAAAGCTTAGCTTGAATGGCTCGAATATTGCCAGCTTAGATGGAATGGATTTGCCTATGCTCGAAGAGTTGAATTTAGATCATTGTAAAAGCTTACCTCCAGAAGAATTTCTCAAGCTTAAAGCTAAATGCCCCCATCTCAAAAAGCTTAATTTACAAAATACTCAGCTCGCCTGCTTAGATGGATTGGAATTGACTCAGCTTGAAGAATTAAATTTAAACTTTTGTTCCAATCTACCTGCAGAAGAATTTCTCAAGCTTAAAGCTAAATGCCCCCATCTCAAAAAACTTAATTTACAAAATACTCAGCTCGCCTGCTTAGATGGATTGGAATTGACTCAGCTTGAAGAATTAAATGTAGGCTATTGTAAAAACTTGCCAGCAGAAGAATTTCTCAAACTTAAATGCCCGAATCTCAAAAAACTCAGTTTGTGGAATAATAATATTTCCAGCTTAGAGGGAGCGGAATTCCCCCTTCTCGAAGAGTTAGATTTAGGGGATTGTACACGCTTACCACCCGTTGAATTTCTCACGCTCAAAGATAAATTCCCCCATCTTAAAAAGCTTCACTTGCCAAATACTCAAATTACTAGCTTAGAGGGGTTGGAATTGCCTTATCTAAAAGAGCTAAATTTAGACCGTTGTAACAAACTGCTTGCAGATGAATTCCTCAAGCTTAAATGCCCGACTCTCAAAAAGCTTCATTTGTGGCATAATAATATTAGCAACTTAGAGGGATTGGCATTCCCCCTTCTTGAAGAGTTAGATTTGGGAAATTGCATAAACTTACCACCAGAAGAATTTCTCAAGCTCAAAGCTAAATTCCCCTATCTGAAAAAGCTTGATTTGTTTGGCACGCAGATTGCTAGTTTAGATGGGTTGGAATTGCCTTATCTAGAAGAACTAAATTTAGACCGTTGTAAAAAACTGCTTGCAGATGAATTCCTCAAGCTTAAAACTAAATGTCCCAGTCTTAAGAAACTTAATTTGGGAGATATAAAAATTACCAGCTTAAAGGGCTTGGAATTTCCCTTTCTCGAAGAGTTAGATTTAGGGGATTGCACAAGCCTATCGGTAGAAGAATTTATCAAAATTCAAGAGCAATGCCCAAATCTTAAAAAGCTTGATGTGAAGAATTTTCATCCCTCCATACTAAATGATTTAGACAACGACATCCAAAGATAGCTATGTGGATATAAATATCTAAATATTAATAAATTAAAAATGAAATAAAATTCAAAAAACTTAGCAGGCTGCCTATAGGCTAGCCTGCTAAATTAGCATCCTTAGTTAGATTTTAAATTGTAAAACCTTTACAGTTTTTAAACGATTATTAAAATTCTTATATCTCCCATTAATCACCACTTTATTTAGCGAAATTCTTTTTATTCACAACACTCAAATAAAAACTCGTCCATTAAACTAACACACCATAAATAAATTGATCGAACTTGATTTAAATTATTTTTTTTGAAATAATTACTAAAATAAAAAAATTGAATTAAAGATTATTTAATTACAAGATTGTTAATTAAAAAAAAGTCTTTGAAGCCATTTAGTTACGCTATCTCTAAATGCATCAAGCTACTCTTAAGAGCTTTGCAAGCAAGAGGAAAGGCTTTTATCAAGAATGAGGATGATAACCCAAATTAAGGATAAATCATGGTATTAAGTTTGCAAGATTCGGCACTTAAAGTTTTTATTGATCAGCTTCCAACAGAATTGACGGCAGAAGATGAAACGCAATTACACTTCCTCGCGCACTTTTTTATCGATTCTCAACTAAGCACCCACATTTGTTTACAGATTATTGAGCAGAAAAAAGACATCAAGTTATTGCCCTATTTTTCCAACAACACCCTTTCGCGCATTCCTCCTTTAAAAAAACTGCATAAGGGCACTCTCGATTGCGTTAAAATCACTAAAATCCTTTTACAAGCCTTTCCGAACCTAAAAGCACTTGATTTCTCTGCCCAACAACTCCCAAACTTGGATGAATTGAATTTATCTCATTTAGAGGAGTTAAACTTTCAAGGATGTCAATCTTTCTCGGAAAATCCCTTACACCTTACTCAGGATAAATATCCCCATCTCAAAAAGCTTAATTTGAATGGCACAGATATTACCTGTTTGGAAAGACTGGATTTACCTCTTCTTGAAGAATTGGATTTAGGAAATTGCATCAGCCTGCCAAAAGAGGAATTTCTCAAGCTCAAAACTAAATGCCCGCATCTCAAAAAGCTTAATGTGAGTGATAATAAAATTACCGACTTAGATGGATTGGATTTACCTTATTTAGAAGAGTTAAATTTAAGCTTTTGCCAAGACCTGCCACCAAAAGAATTTCTCAAACTTCAAGCTAAATGCCCTCATCTTAAAAAACTGAATTTGCAAGGCACACATATCACTTGCTTAGATGGGATAGGATGCTTTCTCGAAGAGTTAGATTTAAGCTTTTGCACAAGCCTGCCAAAAGAGGAATTTCTCAAGCTTAAAACTAAGTATCCCTATCTCAAAAAGCTTAATTTGTTTGGCT
Above is a window of Candidatus Protochlamydia phocaeensis DNA encoding:
- a CDS encoding leucine-rich repeat domain-containing protein, whose protein sequence is MIASLQDLSLNAFIGLLPTELTPEDETQLHFLTHFFIDSQLSTHICLQIIEQKKDLRLLSYFSNNTLSIIPPLKQLHKGALDCLDITKILLEAFPNLKALDFSEQKLTSLGQLNLAGHNKGFNLKKLNLSDTDIANLDNLDFPLLEELDLSYCRKLPAEEFLKLKDKFPHLKKLNLNGTLIASLDGLDLPLLEELNLDYCNELLADEFLTLQYPNLKKLDLFGTQIASLEGLEFPFLEELNLGDCRRLPPAEFLTLKDKFPHLKKLSLKNTKIASLDGLDFPQLEELNLGNCINLLPEEFLTLQCPNLKKLDLFGTQIASLEGLEFPFLEELNLGDCRRLPPAEFLTLKDKFPHLKKLSLKNTKIASLDGLDFPQLEELNLGNCINLLPEEFLTLQCPNLKKLHLTGTYIASLEGLDLPYLEELNLSDNFWLEEILKLKCPNLKKLDLFGTQIASLEGLEFPFLEELNLGDCRRLPPAEFLKLKDKFPHLKKLDLFGTQIASLEGLELPLLEELEISRCQNLTAEEFLKLKTKCPNLKKP
- a CDS encoding leucine-rich repeat domain-containing protein, which translates into the protein MVASLQNLSLNAFIGLLPTELTAEDETQLHFLTHFFIDSQLSTHICLQIIEQKKDLKLLPYFSNNTLSIIPPLKQLHKGALDCLDITKILLEAFPNLKALDFSAQQLPNLDELNLSHLEELNFQGCQSFSENPLHLTQDKYPHLKKLSLNGSDITSLEGVNLPLLEELDISRCRDLPAEAFLKLKDQCPHLKKLSLEDTKIASLNGLELTQLEELNLNLCYSLPVEEFLKLKDQCPNLKKLDLFGTQIASLEGLELPLLEELNLNDCQNLSPHEFLKFKDKYPNLKKLNLWSTSITSLDGVELTQLEELNLNYCLNLPPHEFLKLKDQCPHLKKLNFNNTTIASLDGLDLPQLEELDLGNCSDLLPEEFLKLKCPNLKKLSLEDTKIASLDGLDFPQLEELDLGNCINLLPEEFLKLKTKYPHLKKLNLISTQIASLDGLDLPQLEELTLSRCHNLPAEEFLTLKAKCPNLKKLSLWSTRIASLDEMDLPMLEELNLDHCKSLPPEEFLKLKAKCPNLKKLDLAGTQIASLDSLEFSHLEELTLNRCQNLSVDALLYLKCPNLKKLYTEKVNFATSLESFKQKHPQMIVWT
- a CDS encoding leucine-rich repeat domain-containing protein — its product is MVLSLQDSALKVFIDLLPTELTQEDETQLHFLTHFFIDSQLSAHICLQIIEQKKDLKLLPYFSNNTLSHIPPLKQLHKGALNCLDITKILLEAFPHLKALDFSAQQLPNLDELNLSHLEELNFQGCQSFSENPLHLTQDKYPHLKKLSLNGSNIASLDGMDLPMLEELNLDHCKSLPPEEFLKLKAKCPHLKKLNLQNTQLACLDGLELTQLEELNLNFCSNLPAEEFLKLKAKCPHLKKLNLQNTQLACLDGLELTQLEELNVGYCKNLPAEEFLKLKCPNLKKLSLWNNNISSLEGAEFPLLEELDLGDCTRLPPVEFLTLKDKFPHLKKLHLPNTQITSLEGLELPYLKELNLDRCNKLLADEFLKLKCPTLKKLHLWHNNISNLEGLAFPLLEELDLGNCINLPPEEFLKLKAKFPYLKKLDLFGTQIASLDGLELPYLEELNLDRCKKLLADEFLKLKTKCPSLKKLNLGDIKITSLKGLEFPFLEELDLGDCTSLSVEEFIKIQEQCPNLKKLDVKNFHPSILNDLDNDIQR
- a CDS encoding leucine-rich repeat domain-containing protein; this encodes MVLSLQDSALKVFIDQLPTELTAEDETQLHFLAHFFIDSQLSTHICLQIIEQKKDIKLLPYFSNNTLSRIPPLKKLHKGTLDCVKITKILLQAFPNLKALDFSAQQLPNLDELNLSHLEELNFQGCQSFSENPLHLTQDKYPHLKKLNLNGTDITCLERLDLPLLEELDLGNCISLPKEEFLKLKTKCPHLKKLNVSDNKITDLDGLDLPYLEELNLSFCQDLPPKEFLKLQAKCPHLKKLNLQGTHITCLDGIGCFLEELDLSFCTSLPKEEFLKLKTKYPYLKKLNLFGSSLGFKQKSPTASIWR